In Vibrio celticus, one genomic interval encodes:
- a CDS encoding nucleotidyltransferase family protein, whose amino-acid sequence MQLPVIDPTQPFQPEFQPVVNDLITFLKGGLGSNLHSVYIYGSVARKQAVVGRSNLDVVVVTHRPFPDQRTTLLNTIKWRFQKSFPQVTQVAIKTTLVSEIVDFDNIFTWGFMLKHLAVCVHGEDLSDCYGDFETSWEIAKHWNMDAENWLAVYRNKIARATTPEQQVAAQVIIAKKLLRASYSLVMYRDKYWFDDPVECGQQFLKYHPDREVEIQRLGILLSGRPIPKRSVIGILDGFGEWLVKQYQKTEFRIG is encoded by the coding sequence ATGCAGCTACCTGTTATTGACCCAACACAGCCATTTCAACCTGAATTCCAACCTGTGGTTAACGATCTGATTACCTTCTTAAAAGGTGGATTAGGTTCTAATCTACACAGTGTCTATATTTATGGCAGTGTTGCTCGCAAGCAAGCCGTCGTCGGTCGCTCAAATCTTGATGTGGTTGTGGTGACACATCGCCCGTTTCCTGATCAGCGAACCACGCTGTTGAATACCATTAAATGGCGCTTCCAAAAAAGCTTCCCACAGGTGACTCAAGTGGCGATTAAAACCACCTTGGTGAGCGAGATAGTCGATTTCGACAACATCTTCACCTGGGGCTTTATGCTCAAGCATTTGGCCGTATGTGTGCATGGTGAGGACTTGTCAGATTGCTATGGTGATTTTGAAACGAGTTGGGAAATTGCCAAGCATTGGAATATGGATGCGGAAAACTGGTTAGCGGTGTATCGCAACAAGATAGCCCGAGCTACAACGCCAGAGCAACAAGTGGCCGCGCAAGTGATCATTGCCAAGAAGCTGCTAAGAGCAAGCTACTCCTTGGTCATGTATCGCGATAAGTATTGGTTCGATGATCCTGTAGAATGTGGTCAACAGTTCTTGAAGTATCACCCAGATAGAGAAGTCGAAATTCAAAGGTTGGGTATTTTACTCTCAGGTAGACCGATCCCGAAACGTTCGGTGATTGGTATTCTTGATGGCTTTGGTGAGTGGTTAGTTAAGCAATATCAGAAAACCGAGTTTAGAATCGGATAG
- the efpL gene encoding elongation factor P-like protein EfpL has product MPRASEIKKGFAITVESKTVIVKDIEVTTPGGRGGQKIYRFRGNDVATGVKTEVRHKADEIVETIDVTKRAVMFSYVDGNEYIFMDNEDYTQFIFNGETIEDELLFINEETQGMYAILIDGNAATLELPTSVELVIEETDPSIKGASASARTKPARLSTGLTIQVPEYIATGDKVVVNTAERKYMNRAS; this is encoded by the coding sequence ATGCCTAGAGCAAGTGAAATTAAAAAAGGTTTTGCTATCACAGTAGAAAGCAAAACAGTGATCGTTAAAGATATCGAAGTAACAACACCAGGCGGCCGTGGCGGCCAAAAGATTTACCGCTTCCGTGGTAACGATGTAGCAACTGGCGTTAAAACTGAAGTTCGCCACAAGGCCGACGAAATTGTTGAAACTATTGACGTAACTAAGCGTGCAGTAATGTTCTCTTACGTTGATGGCAACGAGTACATCTTCATGGACAACGAAGATTACACACAATTCATCTTCAACGGTGAGACTATCGAAGACGAACTGCTGTTCATCAACGAAGAAACTCAAGGCATGTACGCGATCCTTATCGACGGCAACGCTGCAACGCTTGAGCTACCAACATCTGTTGAGCTAGTTATCGAAGAGACTGATCCTTCAATCAAAGGTGCATCAGCGTCTGCTCGTACTAAGCCTGCTCGTCTTTCTACAGGTCTTACTATTCAAGTACCTGAATACATCGCGACTGGCGACAAAGTAGTAGTAAACACTGCTGAACGTAAATACATGAACCGCGCAAGCTAA
- a CDS encoding HI1450 family dsDNA-mimic protein — MTEANDLMSYDDAIDTAYDIFLEMAPDNLEPADVILFTAQFEDRGAAELVETGDDWVEHVGFEVDKEIYAEVRIGLVNEADDVLDDVFARMLISRDPEHKFCHMLWKRD, encoded by the coding sequence ATGACCGAAGCTAACGACCTAATGTCTTATGACGACGCAATTGACACTGCATACGACATCTTCCTAGAGATGGCACCTGACAACCTAGAACCTGCAGACGTGATTCTTTTCACAGCTCAGTTTGAAGATCGTGGCGCAGCAGAGCTTGTTGAAACTGGCGATGATTGGGTTGAACATGTTGGCTTTGAAGTCGACAAAGAGATCTACGCTGAAGTGCGCATTGGTCTTGTGAATGAAGCTGATGACGTTCTAGACGACGTATTTGCTCGCATGCTAATCAGCCGTGATCCAGAGCATAAGTTCTGTCACATGCTGTGGAAGCGCGACTAG
- a CDS encoding RNA methyltransferase, which yields MTKAKTDTQSKGYACIGLVNPKTPENVGSVMRAAGCYGANSVFYTGTRYDHARKFHTDTKEKHLALPLIGVEELKDIIPVGCVPVAVDLIEGAKPLPDYKHPPRAFYIFGPEDGTLKKEITDFCRETIYVPTNGCMNLAASVNVVLYDRLAKGDNFSNHK from the coding sequence ATGACCAAAGCAAAAACAGACACACAATCAAAAGGCTATGCCTGCATTGGCCTAGTTAACCCAAAGACGCCTGAAAACGTTGGCTCAGTAATGCGAGCTGCTGGCTGCTACGGCGCCAACTCTGTATTTTACACTGGCACACGCTACGACCATGCGCGAAAATTCCATACCGACACCAAAGAAAAGCACCTAGCCCTGCCTTTAATTGGTGTTGAAGAGCTGAAAGATATTATTCCAGTAGGCTGCGTGCCGGTTGCCGTTGATCTGATTGAAGGTGCTAAGCCTCTACCTGATTACAAGCACCCACCACGTGCGTTTTACATTTTTGGCCCAGAAGATGGCACGCTAAAGAAAGAGATCACAGATTTCTGTCGTGAGACGATTTACGTTCCGACTAACGGCTGCATGAACCTAGCGGCATCAGTGAATGTTGTGCTTTACGACCGATTGGCGAAAGGCGATAACTTCTCGAATCATAAGTAA
- the rluB gene encoding 23S rRNA pseudouridine(2605) synthase RluB, with protein MSEKLQKVLARAGHGSRRELEGLIKSGRVSVNGQVAKLGERLEDENSVIRIDGHTVSGKASEEVVCRVLAYYKPEGELCTRHDPEGRRTVFDRLPKIRGSRWISVGRLDANTSGLLLFTTDGELANRLMHPSRQVEREYLVRVFGEVTEQKVKNVTRGVQLEDGMARFEDVVYAGGEGMNHTFYVAINEGRNREVRRLWESQETTVSRLKRVRYGDIYLDKKLPRGGWKELDLQEVNYLRELVELKPEKETLLDLDPSNTSRKRERSRSQKIRRAVKRHEERANAPKGRSNQTKRKKPATRGTTTPDSGRSAPATNKGKPQANKSKPKLNNGRPAKPAKPRTRQ; from the coding sequence ATGAGCGAAAAATTACAGAAGGTTTTAGCGCGAGCTGGTCACGGTTCTCGTCGTGAACTAGAAGGTTTAATCAAATCTGGTCGTGTAAGTGTTAACGGTCAAGTTGCGAAACTGGGCGAGCGTCTTGAAGACGAGAACTCAGTGATCCGTATCGATGGCCATACTGTTTCAGGCAAGGCTTCTGAAGAAGTGGTTTGTCGTGTACTTGCTTACTACAAACCTGAAGGTGAGCTTTGTACTCGTCACGATCCTGAAGGCCGCCGTACTGTTTTCGATCGTCTACCTAAGATCCGTGGTTCTCGTTGGATTTCAGTTGGTCGTCTTGATGCAAACACATCGGGTCTTTTGCTTTTCACTACTGATGGTGAGCTTGCAAACCGTCTAATGCACCCAAGCCGTCAGGTTGAGCGTGAGTACCTAGTACGTGTATTCGGTGAAGTGACTGAGCAAAAAGTTAAAAACGTTACTCGTGGCGTACAACTAGAAGACGGCATGGCTCGTTTTGAAGATGTGGTTTACGCTGGCGGTGAAGGTATGAACCATACTTTCTACGTAGCGATTAACGAAGGTCGTAACCGTGAGGTTCGTCGTCTTTGGGAATCTCAAGAAACGACAGTAAGCCGTCTGAAACGTGTACGTTACGGTGATATCTACCTTGATAAGAAACTGCCTCGTGGTGGTTGGAAAGAGCTAGATCTTCAAGAAGTTAACTACCTGCGTGAGCTTGTTGAACTTAAGCCAGAGAAAGAGACACTGTTGGATCTTGATCCTTCAAACACTTCTCGTAAGCGTGAGCGTTCTCGTAGCCAAAAAATTCGTCGTGCTGTTAAGCGTCACGAAGAGCGTGCAAACGCACCAAAAGGCCGTAGCAACCAAACTAAGCGTAAGAAGCCTGCAACTCGCGGTACTACAACACCTGATTCAGGTCGTAGCGCTCCAGCTACAAACAAAGGCAAACCTCAGGCTAATAAAAGTAAGCCTAAACTGAACAACGGTCGCCCGGCTAAACCAGCTAAGCCAAGAACACGTCAGTAA
- a CDS encoding L-threonylcarbamoyladenylate synthase: MSQFFYVHPDNPQARLITQAVAIIRNGGVVVYPTDSGYALGCQLENKQALERICKIRRIDDKHNFTLLCRDLSELSLYARVDNVAFRLLKAHTPGAYTFIFKATKEVPKRLMNAKRKTIGIRVPDNKIALDLLEAMGEPLMSTSLILPGNETTESDPEEIRDSLEHAVDVILNGGYLGEQPTTVIDFSDDDAVVLRRGAGDPAPFE, encoded by the coding sequence ATGAGCCAGTTTTTTTATGTACACCCAGATAACCCACAAGCACGCTTAATTACTCAAGCGGTTGCGATTATTCGCAATGGCGGCGTTGTGGTTTATCCAACAGATTCCGGTTATGCGCTGGGCTGTCAGCTTGAAAACAAACAAGCACTTGAACGTATCTGTAAAATTCGTCGCATCGATGACAAGCACAACTTCACCTTGTTATGCCGTGATCTTTCTGAATTATCACTGTATGCACGCGTCGATAACGTGGCTTTCCGTCTACTGAAAGCACACACGCCAGGTGCTTACACGTTTATCTTTAAAGCAACCAAAGAAGTGCCAAAGCGTTTGATGAACGCCAAGCGTAAAACGATTGGTATTCGTGTCCCAGACAACAAGATTGCACTCGACCTGTTGGAAGCGATGGGCGAACCATTGATGTCGACGTCACTGATTCTTCCGGGTAACGAGACTACGGAGTCGGATCCAGAAGAAATTCGTGACAGCCTAGAGCATGCGGTTGATGTGATTTTGAATGGCGGTTACTTAGGTGAGCAACCGACGACGGTTATTGACTTCAGTGACGATGATGCCGTGGTTCTACGTCGTGGTGCGGGCGATCCTGCGCCGTTTGAATAA
- the rnm gene encoding RNase RNM encodes MRIDLHSHTTASDGRLTPPELIDRALGFNIEALAITDHDTTDGLAEARNYIADNNLPIQLINGIEISTVWQNKDIHIVGLNVDPESPELKALIEQQKQHRIGRAEMIAQRLEKATREGVLEEVKLIAGDAPITRAHFAKWLVDNGYAKTMQQVFKKFLTRNNPGYVPPTWCSMSDAVTAIHAAGGQAVLAHPGRYGLTAKWVKRLLAAFVEAKGDAMEVAQPQQAQQERRTLADYAIQYKLLASQGSDFHYPSPWMELGRNLWLPSGVEEVWKDWEFQTVSPSE; translated from the coding sequence ATGAGAATTGATCTACATAGTCATACAACAGCCTCAGATGGCCGACTTACTCCACCTGAGCTAATTGACCGAGCGCTTGGCTTTAACATCGAAGCGCTAGCGATTACAGATCATGACACGACTGATGGGCTTGCTGAAGCACGCAACTATATTGCTGATAACAACCTCCCTATTCAGCTGATCAACGGCATTGAGATTTCGACTGTTTGGCAAAACAAAGATATCCATATTGTTGGGTTAAACGTTGATCCTGAGTCACCAGAGCTTAAAGCGCTCATTGAGCAACAGAAGCAACACCGCATTGGACGTGCAGAGATGATTGCTCAACGTCTTGAGAAAGCGACTCGTGAAGGAGTGCTAGAAGAAGTTAAATTGATTGCGGGTGATGCGCCTATTACTCGCGCTCACTTTGCTAAGTGGTTAGTCGACAACGGCTACGCAAAAACCATGCAGCAGGTGTTTAAAAAGTTTCTTACTCGCAATAACCCAGGTTATGTGCCGCCTACGTGGTGTTCAATGAGTGATGCTGTCACGGCTATCCATGCTGCTGGTGGACAAGCCGTGCTCGCTCACCCTGGGCGATATGGCCTTACAGCCAAGTGGGTTAAGCGCCTGCTAGCGGCATTTGTTGAAGCGAAAGGGGATGCGATGGAAGTTGCTCAACCTCAGCAAGCGCAACAAGAAAGACGCACACTCGCGGATTATGCTATACAATACAAACTATTAGCCTCCCAAGGCAGTGATTTCCATTACCCATCTCCGTGGATGGAACTTGGACGGAATCTCTGGCTACCTTCTGGGGTCGAAGAAGTATGGAAAGATTGGGAGTTTCAAACGGTTTCACCATCTGAATAG
- a CDS encoding trp operon leader peptide, translating to MLQEFNQNHKDKVLELSSVEASSELNWWRTWTSSWWANVYF from the coding sequence ATGTTACAAGAATTTAACCAAAACCATAAAGATAAAGTTTTAGAACTTTCTTCAGTAGAAGCAAGTTCTGAGCTTAATTGGTGGCGCACTTGGACAAGTTCTTGGTGGGCTAACGTGTACTTCTAG
- a CDS encoding anthranilate synthase component 1, translated as MNKAIEIKKLGTIEVINSSVPYSQDPTSVFHTLCENKTDSLLLESAEIESKQNLTSLLLIDSAVRIVCRGHEVTFQALTENGQALIEHLTQNVKSEIKSDLTDNVLTLTFVEPSNELDEDSRLREASSFDALRLVQHSFEQDADNKHALFMAGLFAYDIVANFEPLGDAEATNNCPDFVFYVAETLLRFDHQENEGLLHASLFAQDDSIKAQLTERLADIQTQCQSLKAITEVTPLDNVDAVPSVSDEDFCQTVRDLKEYVVKGDVFQVVPSRRFTLPCPAPLAAYKELKQSNPSPYMFYMQDELFTLFGASPESALKYETETNQIEIYPIAGTRRRGKRPDGQIDFDLDSRIELELRTDKKENAEHMMLVDLARNDVARIAEAGTRHVADLLKVDRYSHVMHLVSRVVGQLREDLDALHAYQACMNMGTLTGAPKIRAMQLIRDVEKTRRGSYGGAVGYLTGEGTLDTCIVIRSAYVEDGMAQVQAGAGVVFDSDPQAEADETRGKAQAVISAIQAAHTKNTAPSQSTPNKKES; from the coding sequence GTGAACAAGGCCATTGAAATCAAAAAGCTGGGAACCATTGAGGTCATCAATTCTTCAGTTCCTTACTCGCAAGATCCAACCAGCGTTTTCCATACTTTGTGTGAAAACAAAACTGATAGTCTTTTGTTGGAATCTGCCGAGATTGAATCTAAACAGAACCTGACAAGCCTACTCCTTATCGACTCTGCTGTTCGCATCGTATGTCGCGGACATGAAGTAACCTTTCAAGCATTGACTGAAAACGGTCAAGCGCTTATCGAACATCTCACTCAAAACGTGAAATCAGAAATTAAATCTGACCTTACTGATAACGTTTTGACGCTGACTTTTGTCGAGCCAAGCAACGAATTAGACGAAGACTCACGTTTAAGAGAAGCCTCTTCATTTGATGCTCTACGTTTAGTTCAGCACAGCTTTGAGCAAGACGCAGATAACAAACACGCGCTATTCATGGCGGGCTTATTCGCTTACGACATCGTGGCAAACTTTGAGCCGCTAGGTGATGCTGAAGCGACTAACAACTGCCCTGACTTTGTCTTCTACGTAGCTGAAACACTATTGCGTTTCGACCACCAAGAGAACGAAGGCCTACTTCACGCGAGCTTGTTCGCTCAAGATGACAGCATCAAAGCGCAATTAACAGAGCGCCTAGCCGACATTCAAACACAGTGTCAGTCATTGAAAGCCATCACAGAAGTTACGCCACTAGACAATGTTGACGCTGTACCAAGCGTTTCAGATGAAGACTTCTGCCAAACGGTTCGTGATTTAAAAGAGTACGTAGTTAAAGGCGATGTATTCCAAGTGGTACCTTCACGTCGCTTCACGCTACCTTGCCCTGCTCCACTGGCGGCTTACAAAGAACTCAAGCAAAGTAATCCAAGCCCTTACATGTTCTACATGCAAGACGAGCTGTTTACTCTGTTTGGTGCTTCTCCAGAAAGTGCACTGAAGTACGAAACTGAAACCAACCAAATCGAAATTTACCCAATTGCTGGTACTCGTCGTCGTGGTAAGCGCCCTGACGGTCAAATCGATTTCGACCTAGACAGCCGTATCGAACTTGAACTGCGTACCGACAAGAAAGAAAACGCGGAACACATGATGCTAGTCGACCTAGCGCGTAACGATGTGGCACGTATTGCCGAAGCTGGCACTCGTCACGTAGCAGACTTGCTAAAAGTTGACCGCTACAGCCATGTAATGCACTTAGTTTCTCGTGTTGTTGGTCAGCTCCGTGAAGACTTAGATGCCCTGCACGCTTACCAAGCTTGTATGAACATGGGCACGCTAACGGGCGCACCAAAAATCCGCGCAATGCAGCTTATTCGTGACGTAGAAAAAACGCGTCGTGGCAGCTACGGTGGCGCAGTCGGTTATCTAACTGGTGAAGGGACTCTAGATACTTGTATCGTAATTCGTTCTGCTTACGTTGAAGATGGCATGGCGCAAGTACAAGCTGGCGCTGGTGTGGTATTCGACTCAGATCCACAAGCAGAAGCCGATGAAACTCGCGGCAAAGCACAAGCGGTTATCTCTGCGATTCAAGCTGCACATACTAAAAATACGGCACCAAGCCAAAGCACACCAAATAAAAAGGAGTCGTAA
- a CDS encoding aminodeoxychorismate/anthranilate synthase component II, with the protein MADIVFIDNFDSFTYNLVDQFRSLGHSVKIYRNNIPAKVVEAAINELDNPVALLSPGPGAPADAGCMPELIQLLKGKVPMIGICLGHQAIVEAYGGTVAGAGEIIHGKVSMMEHQNHATYQGLPSPLAIARYHSLVATHVSDSLTVTAEVDDLVMSVVQEQDKVCGFQFHPESIMTTYGATLLANAIEWALEKKTI; encoded by the coding sequence ATGGCTGATATTGTATTCATCGATAACTTCGACTCGTTCACTTACAACCTTGTAGACCAATTTCGTTCATTAGGTCACAGCGTAAAAATTTACCGTAACAACATTCCGGCAAAGGTTGTTGAAGCGGCGATCAACGAACTAGACAACCCTGTTGCACTGCTTTCGCCAGGCCCTGGCGCTCCAGCAGATGCGGGCTGTATGCCAGAGCTGATTCAGCTGCTAAAAGGTAAAGTACCAATGATTGGTATTTGCTTAGGCCACCAAGCAATTGTTGAAGCCTATGGCGGCACCGTTGCAGGCGCTGGCGAAATCATTCATGGTAAGGTGTCGATGATGGAACACCAAAACCATGCGACTTACCAAGGCTTACCTTCGCCACTGGCTATCGCTCGCTACCACTCTTTAGTGGCAACGCATGTATCTGATAGCCTAACGGTGACCGCTGAAGTCGATGATTTGGTGATGTCAGTGGTTCAAGAACAAGACAAGGTGTGTGGATTCCAATTCCACCCTGAATCAATTATGACGACCTACGGTGCAACGCTTCTAGCAAACGCGATCGAATGGGCTCTTGAGAAAAAGACGATATAG
- the trpD gene encoding anthranilate phosphoribosyltransferase yields the protein MEQINKLYEQQSLTQEESQQLFDVIIKGELDPILMASALTALKIKGETPDEIAGAAKALLANANPFPRPDYDFADIVGTGGDGHNTINISTTSAFVAAACGLKVAKHGNRSVSSKSGSSDLLDSFGINLAMTAEDTRTAVDELGVAFLFAPQYHVGVRHAMPVRQTMKTRTIFNILGPLINPARPNIELMGVYSKELVRPIAETMLQMGMKRAAVVHGSGLDEVAIHSETIVAEIKDGEIHEYTVTPADFGLNTHPLEAIKGGEPEENKAITTDILTGKGTDAQVGAVAVNVALLMRLFGHEDLKANAQQAIDAMNSGKAYELVQKLAAHA from the coding sequence ATGGAACAGATTAATAAACTTTACGAACAGCAGTCTCTTACTCAAGAAGAAAGCCAACAATTGTTTGATGTGATCATCAAGGGTGAACTAGACCCAATCTTGATGGCTTCTGCATTGACTGCACTAAAAATCAAAGGCGAAACGCCCGATGAGATTGCAGGTGCAGCAAAAGCACTACTTGCGAATGCTAACCCGTTCCCGCGCCCTGATTACGATTTCGCTGACATCGTAGGTACAGGTGGCGACGGTCACAACACCATTAATATCTCTACGACTTCTGCGTTCGTTGCCGCAGCATGTGGCTTAAAAGTCGCGAAGCACGGTAATCGTAGCGTATCGAGCAAATCAGGCTCTTCTGACCTACTGGATTCGTTCGGTATCAACCTAGCGATGACAGCAGAAGATACACGTACGGCTGTTGATGAGCTTGGCGTAGCATTCCTATTTGCTCCGCAGTATCACGTCGGTGTACGTCACGCGATGCCGGTTCGTCAAACCATGAAAACGCGCACTATCTTCAATATTCTTGGCCCACTGATTAACCCTGCTCGCCCTAACATCGAGCTAATGGGTGTTTACAGCAAAGAGTTGGTTCGCCCTATCGCAGAAACCATGCTGCAAATGGGCATGAAGCGTGCTGCGGTTGTTCACGGTAGCGGATTAGATGAAGTGGCGATTCACAGCGAGACTATCGTTGCTGAAATCAAAGATGGCGAGATTCACGAATACACAGTGACACCGGCTGACTTTGGTTTGAACACTCACCCTCTTGAAGCGATTAAGGGCGGCGAGCCAGAAGAGAACAAAGCCATCACAACTGATATCCTGACGGGTAAAGGTACTGATGCTCAAGTTGGCGCAGTGGCAGTCAACGTTGCTCTATTGATGCGTCTGTTTGGTCACGAAGACCTAAAAGCCAACGCACAGCAAGCGATTGACGCGATGAACTCTGGCAAAGCGTACGAGCTTGTACAAAAGCTAGCTGCACACGCTTAA
- the trpCF gene encoding bifunctional indole-3-glycerol-phosphate synthase TrpC/phosphoribosylanthranilate isomerase TrpF, which produces MTQTTDKLSTHVSVKEAEMAEVLAKIVRDKYQWVEARKQTQPLDEFKASLAATDRSFYDALSGEQTVFITECKKASPSKGLIRDEFDLDYIASVYNNHANAISVLTDEKYFQGDFEFLPKVRSIAKQPILCKDFMVDTYQVYLARHYSADAILLMLSVLDDEEYKALAEVAHSLNMGVLTEVSNEEELHRAVALNAKVIGINNRNLRDLSTDLNRTKELAPLIRELAPNAVVISESGIYTHQQVRDLSTFADGFLIGSSLMAEKNLELAVRKVTLGENKVCGLTHSDDAVKAYQAGAVFGGLIFVEASKRHVDIEAARLTMSGAPLNYVGVFQNHSVADVAKTVSELGLFAVQLHGDESQAYVDELKQSLPESVEIWKAYGVAPDAESSLPELLESNVTRHLLDTKVGSQTGGTGQAFDWSLINNQSAIMLAGGLNPENANQAAKLGCLGLDLNSGVESAPGKKDADKLQRAFAAIRNY; this is translated from the coding sequence ATGACACAGACTACCGATAAACTGTCGACCCACGTTTCAGTCAAAGAAGCTGAAATGGCGGAAGTATTAGCAAAAATCGTTCGTGATAAATACCAATGGGTTGAAGCACGTAAGCAGACTCAGCCATTGGATGAGTTTAAAGCGTCACTAGCTGCAACAGACCGCAGCTTTTATGATGCTCTGAGCGGAGAGCAAACAGTTTTCATCACTGAATGTAAAAAGGCATCTCCGTCAAAAGGTCTAATCCGTGACGAGTTTGACCTCGACTACATTGCGTCGGTTTACAACAACCACGCAAACGCGATTTCTGTGCTGACAGACGAGAAGTACTTCCAAGGTGACTTTGAGTTTTTACCTAAGGTTCGCAGCATTGCTAAGCAGCCTATCCTGTGTAAAGACTTCATGGTTGATACCTACCAAGTGTACCTAGCTCGTCATTACTCAGCTGATGCTATCTTGCTAATGCTATCGGTATTAGATGACGAAGAGTACAAAGCGCTGGCGGAAGTCGCTCACTCACTCAACATGGGTGTATTGACCGAAGTCAGCAACGAAGAAGAACTTCACCGCGCAGTCGCTCTAAACGCGAAAGTAATCGGCATTAACAACCGTAACCTTCGTGACCTTTCGACTGATTTAAACCGTACTAAAGAGTTGGCGCCCCTGATTCGCGAACTGGCTCCAAACGCAGTCGTGATTTCAGAGTCTGGCATCTACACACATCAACAAGTTCGTGACCTTTCAACGTTTGCAGATGGCTTCCTAATCGGTAGCTCTCTAATGGCAGAAAAGAACCTTGAGCTTGCGGTGCGTAAAGTAACGCTGGGCGAAAACAAGGTGTGTGGTTTAACTCACTCTGATGATGCAGTGAAAGCTTATCAAGCTGGTGCGGTATTCGGTGGTCTGATTTTCGTTGAAGCGTCTAAGCGTCATGTGGATATCGAAGCGGCTCGTTTGACTATGAGCGGCGCACCTTTGAACTACGTGGGTGTGTTCCAAAACCACAGCGTGGCAGACGTTGCGAAAACAGTTTCTGAGCTAGGCCTGTTCGCTGTGCAATTGCACGGTGATGAGTCTCAAGCGTATGTCGATGAACTAAAACAGTCACTGCCTGAAAGCGTTGAGATTTGGAAAGCTTATGGTGTTGCTCCCGATGCTGAGAGCTCGCTACCAGAATTACTAGAAAGCAACGTGACTCGTCACCTACTAGATACTAAAGTGGGTTCTCAAACGGGTGGTACAGGCCAAGCGTTCGATTGGAGCCTAATCAACAACCAAAGCGCAATCATGTTAGCGGGAGGCCTAAATCCAGAAAATGCTAACCAAGCCGCTAAGTTGGGTTGTTTAGGATTAGACCTAAACTCTGGCGTTGAATCAGCTCCGGGTAAAAAAGACGCAGACAAACTGCAACGCGCTTTTGCAGCGATTCGTAATTACTAG